A window from Primulina huaijiensis isolate GDHJ02 chromosome 11, ASM1229523v2, whole genome shotgun sequence encodes these proteins:
- the LOC140988374 gene encoding DNA polymerase-like, which yields MVKAVFIRIYYESKEKLIPKSIELPNINIEDILNVIDSEIDSGKLPDVKSLISVKSRTPIKVTTIKGVRPECYPFIVADLETILVNNVHVPYAAGYLVVKSSDDLTSKPSIHTFFSEDHIPFYHTFEERSERILHDFFYNLEVSVLNIYSTSLRTIYFHNFSRFDGIIILRYFADRHKYKIRTLFRNHKLYELKIYLGDKLLFRFRDSCTLLPSSLATLGKTLCPELGSKGSIPHEDLKVSNLQVSREELINYLRQDILLLGGVMLKAQEVNWSKYHIDIEEVMTLSSLSLKIFRMHYLDDKTFPIHIPTQNQDTFIRRAYYGGHVDVYKPYGENLYYYDVNSLYPYIMKSYPMPCGVPVWRNNLESVELDSLFGFIEAYVVCPTNISRPFLHYKDQYGTLIFPTGKFIGVFYSEELKFARDLGYEIIPLRVYLFEKKSSPFESFISHLYESRLDAKKRGDEAMTFIYKILMNSLYGRFGMNPESTVTENCDQKRYEELMKKDIFQSAEKLTDHYYIVNYITNFCGSDDDWKPPRMSDVQLSAAITACARIHMYPHISRPDCYYTDTDSIVLGSPLPEDQISSSELGKFKLEHQVNRGIFLEPKSCMLEIEDERHIIKHKGPAKDLVTSEWFVRQLADLSQTENIPTDANFRIDWKRLQIVKKELILNLGLPRSTKRENIYDSNNVWIDTRPKEVIDLGTKDATTIFKYELLRNNDESVSKATIDEGQETLQPTLYNTKPKKAKKAKSKRLPKDHDNSSSHKPDE from the coding sequence ATGGTTAAAGCTGTCTTTATTCGTATCTATTATGAATCTAAGGAAAAGTTGATCCCTAAATCAATAGAATTACCTAATATAAATATAGAAGATATTCTAAATGTTATAGATTCTGAAATAGATAGTGGTAAACTACCAGATGTCAAATCACTTATTTCTGTAAAGAGTCGTACTCCCATTAAAGTAACCACAATCAAAGGTGTGAGACCAGAATGTTATCCTTTCATAGTAGCCGATTTAGAGACTATACTAGTCAATAATGTTCATGTTCCTTACGCTGCAGGTTACTTAGTGGTGAAATCAAGTGACGATCTTACTTCCAAACCTTCGATACACACCTTTTTCAGTGAAGATCACATACCTTTCTATCATACCTTTGAAGAAAGGAGCGAAAGAATATTACATGATTTTTTCTATAATTTGGAAGTCTCAGTTCTAAACATATATAGTACTAGTCTTCGAACAATTTATTTCCATAATTTCTCCCGATTTGATGGTATTATAATTCTTAGGTATTTTGCTGATCGTCATAAGTATAAAATCAGAACCTTGTTTAGAAATCATAAGCTTTACGAGTTGAAAATCTATCTTGGCGATAAGTTACTCTTCCGTTTCAGAGATTCATGCACATTACTCCCTAGCTCTCTTGCAACATTGGGAAAGACATTATGTCCTGAATTAGGTTCTAAAGGCTCCATCCCACATGAGGATTTGAAAGTCTCTAATCTTCAGGTTTCTAGAGAGGAATTGATAAACTATCTTCGACAAGACATCCTTCTATTAGGTGGTGTGATGTTGAAGGCTCAAGAGGTTAATTGGTCTAAGTATCATATTGATATCGAGGAGGTGATGACATTGTCATCGCTTTCACTTAAAATATTTCGTATGCATTATTTGGATGATAAGACCTTTCCTATCCATATACCTACTCAAAACCAAGATACTTTCATAAGGCGTGCCTATTATGGGGGTCATGTTGATGTCTATAAGCCCTATGGTGAGAATCTTTACTATTATGATGTGAACTCATTATATCCATATATTATGAAATCTTACCCTATGCCTTGTGGTGTACCAGTATGGAGGAATAATTTGGAAAGCGTTGAATTAGATAGCTTGTTTGGCTTTATTGAGGCCTATGTAGTATGTCCTACTAATATATCACGTCCGTTCTTGCATTATAAGGATCAATATGGTACTTTAATCTTTCCTACAGGTAAATTCATCGGAGTCTTTTATAGCGAAGAGTTGAAGTTTGCACGTGATTTAGGTTACGAGATTATCCCTCTTAGGGTATATTTGTTTGAGAAGAAGTCAAGTCCTTTCGAAAGCTTTATATCACACCTCTATGAAAGCAGACTAGATGCTAAGAAAAGAGGTGATGAAGCTATGACATTTATATATAAGATTCTCATGAACTCTCTCTATGGTAGATTTGGTATGAATCCTGAGAGTACAGTAACAGAGAACTGCGATCAAAAGAGATATGAAGAATTGATGAAGAAGGATATTTTTCAATCAGCAGAGAAGCTTACCGATCATTACTATATTGTGAATTACATTACCAATTTTTGTGGCTCTGATGACGACTGGAAACCTCCTAGGATGTCGGATGTTCAATTGTCAGCAGCTATAACTGCTTGTGCTCGCATTCATATGTACCCACACATTTCCAGACCTGACTGTTACTACACGGATACTGACTCTATAGTTCTAGGAAGTCCTCTACCTGAGGATCAAATCTCTTCAAGTGAATTGGGTAAGTTTAAACTCGAGCACCAAGTAAATAGAGGTATCTTCTTAGAACCCAAGAGTTGCATGCTAGAGATAGAAGATGAGAGACATATTATCAAGCACAAGGGCCCTGCTAAAGATTTAGTAACATCTGAATGGTTTGTAAGGCAATTAGCTGATCTATCTCAAACCGAGAATATCCCCACTGATGCTAACTTCAGAATTGATTGGAAAAGACTTCAAATTGTTAAAAAAGAGTTGATCCTCAACCTAGGACTACCACGGAGTACTAAAAgggaaaatatatatgattcaaATAATGTATGGATAGACACACGACCTAAAGAAGTAATAGACTTAGGAACTAAAGATGCTACCACTATCTTTAAATATGAACTATTGAGGAATAATGATGAATCAGTCAGTAAGGCTACTATTGATGAAGGTCAAGAGACTCTTCAACCAACTCTCTACAATACAAAGCCTAAAAAGGCTAAGAAGGCTAAGAGTAAGAGGTTGCCGAAGGACCATGACAATAGCTCCTCCCATAAACCTGATGAATAA